GTCGAAATACATGTAATGATGGGACATCTTCACCCCCATGACCGGTATCCGGGGAGCCCTCTTCGTCAGCCAGCGCGAGACGGCCTCGTCCACGTACGCCGCTCCGAGCACGGGAAGATAGGGAAGGCGCACGCGGGGCGCCCTGCGCCCGGAGACCTTCGCCAGGGCCTCCAGGAATTCCCTCAGGCTCATGTTCCTGTTGCCCAGTATGTACCTCTGGCCGACCCTGCCCTTGAGCGCTGCCAGCCAATGCCCCTCGGCCACGTCCTCCACGTCCACGAAGTTCAGGCCGGTATCCAGGTAGGCCGGCATCCTTCCCCTCAGGAAATCCACTATTATCTGCCCCGTGGGGGTGGGCTTCCGGTCCGCCGGTCCGATGGGCGTCGAGGGGTTCACCACGACGGCCGGGAGTCCCCTCATCGTATACTCCAGGACGCGCTTTTCCGCGGCATACTTGGAGCGCTTGTAATGTCCCGTGAGCCATCGCCGGTCCACGGGGGTCTCCTCGTCGGAAGGCACGCCCTTTCTGCCCGGGGCAAGCGTCCCCACGGTGCTCGTGTAGACGACCCTTTCCACGCCGTGCGCCCAGGCCGCCTGCATGACGTTTACCGTGCCGGAGACGTTCGTCTCGTACATGGAGCGGGGGTCCGGCACCCAGAGCCTGTAATCGGCCGCCACGTGAAAGACATGGCTGCATCCCTCCATGGCCCGGCTCACCGATTCGGCGTCCCGCAGGTCCCCTTCGCAGGGCTCGATGCCCATCTTCTCGAGGCCCCCGGCCAGGCTCTCCCCGCGCACCAGGGCCCGCACCGGGAGGCCCCGGGCCTTGAGCAGGCGGGCTACGTGATGGCCGACGAATCCGGTGGCTCCGGTGAGGAACGCCCTCATGGCACCCTACCCGGAAACGCGGGACAGGTACATGCCCAGGGCCATGAGGGGAAAGCAGTTCCTGTAGTTGTGATAGCGAAGCATGAAATGCTTCGGGAAGCCCGTCCCCGTAAAGGCCTCTTCTTCCCACGTCCCATCGGGCCTCTGAGTCTCCAGGAGATAGCGCACTCCCCTCCTGACAGCGCCGTCGCGCTCCCCACCGGCAGCCATGAGCCCCATCAGCGCCCAGGCCGTCTGAGAAGGCGTGCTCTCGCCCCTCCCCATCAGGCAGGGGTCTTCGTACGACTCACAGCATTCTCCCCAGCCGCCGTCGGGGTTTTGGACCTCCTCAAGCCACTCCGCGGCCTTTCGCACGTAGGGAAGCGACATGTTCTCGCCTATGGAGCGGAGCCCCATCAGGACGGACCAGGTGCCGTAGATGTAGTTGACGCCCCACCTGCCCCACCAGCAGCCCTCGGCCTCCTGTTTCTTCTTCAGAAACCGCGTGGCCCTGACGACGGCCGGATGGGAGCGTCCCAGGCCGGCCAGGCCCATGACCTCCAGGGACCTCCCCGTGAGGTCCGGCGTGCTGGGGTCGGTCATGGCCTCCAGGTCGCCCACCGGCATCTGGTTCCAGAGGTCCAGGGCATTGTCCGCGTCGAAGGCCCCCCATCCTCCGTCACCGCTCTGCATGCCCATAACCCAGCCCAGCCCCCTTCTCATCACGTCGCGGCCCATGAACTCCGCGTCCCTGTACCTGTGCAGGAACATCAGGACAACGGCCGTGTCGTCCACATCGGGGTACAGCGAGTTTTCGAACTCGAAGGCCCATCCGCCGGGCTCAACCTCCGGACGCTTGACGCTCCAGTCGCCCCTGACCCGGACCTGCTTGCCGGCAAGCCACCGGGCGGCCTCCTGCAGAGAAGGATGCTCCCTGGGCAGGCCCGAGGCAAGCAGGGCCAGCCCCGTAAGGGCGGTGTCCCAAATGGGGGAGATGCAGGACTGAAGCCTTATCTCGTGCCGGTCCCGGATGGTGAACCGGTCAAGAGCCTCGAGACCTTTTCTGAGGGGCTCGGAGGTCAGGCCATACCCTATGGTGTAAAGGGCCAGGGGGCAATAAATCATGGGCGGCTGAATCCCGCCCCAATCGCCGCTTTCTTCCTGATGCTCGAGGACCCACTGCCTCGCAAGCTCCAGCGCCTTGCCCTTCAGGGGCCGGATGGGCGAAGCCCCGTAGAGCTTGAGCGCCTTGTCCACCGCCTGGAACAACTTCTTCCAGGAGAAAAGGGGGTCTCCCTTCACGGGTGCCTCCGGAGCGAAGAGCTCCTCGACGCCTCGTCCCCAGGGCACGTCCTGCACGGGCCTGACATCGGAAACGATGGTCAGAGGCACCAGCGTGGAGCGAGCCCAACTGGAGAGACTGTAGATACTGAAGGGGACACGGTCCGGAAGGAGCATGATCTCCACGGGGATGGACGGGATCCTCTTCCAGTCGTATTGTCCGAAGAGGGCGAAAAATATCTTCGTAAAGACGCGGCAGGACTCCACGCCCCCCTCACTCAGGATGAACCGGCGGGCTCGCTCAAGGGGCGGGACATCCGCGGACATGCCCGCAAGTTTCAACGCGAAGTAGGCCTCGGCCGTGGTGCTCACGTCTCCCTTTCCGCCGTAATGGATGGCCCACGCCCCGTCCGAGCGCTGGTGGCGGAGAATGTGGTTGGCCATGAGGGCGTCACGCCCTTCGTCCTTGAGCCCCAGGAAGTGCAGGAGCATCAGATACTCGGCCGTCATGGTGACGTTGGACTCAAGCTCGTACCACCAGTACCCGTCCGGGTGCTGCTCCTTCAGGTAGTATGCCCGGGTGCGCGACAACGCCTCGCCGATGCGGTAGCGAAGGCCGGCAAGCCCTTGATTTTCCGGTGCTTCAAGCGTCTCGGGCGGCCCGGAGACGCGCTCCTCCGCAACCTTATTGCCGAGAAAGGAATGCATTTTGTGCAAAAGTACCAAAGACTCCGTGTTTTGTCAAGATTTCTCCTCCGAAGCTCCAGGGCCCCGCGGGGCGGCTATCGCCTCCCCTTTCGAGGCTCCCACAGTGGTCTTTTCCCCGGAAACGTTTTCCTTTTGTCCCTGCCACGTCCGTTGCTTGCCGTCCATGGAGACCACGGCGATGCCCAGGACGATGACCAGGGTGCCCACCCAGCGCCACCAGGAAATCTGCTCGCTCAGGATAAACCTCGCCAGGGCCGCCGCGAAGATGAAAGAGGCCGCCGTCAAGGGCATGACGAAACTCAGGTCCGCCCGGGAAAGGGCGGTCAGGTACAGGAGAAAAAACGTGGCGCCGAAGGCCGTGCCCAAAAGAACGTACGGATTCGTCACCACGGTCAACAGCCATCCCAGCACCTTCCCCACCGACAGCATTTCCGGCTGGCCGATGCGCTTCATGCCGTAGCTCAGAATGGTCTCTCCTATGGCGGCACAGAGGGAAGCCACAAGTACGAGGGCGATAGTCTTCATGTCTTCCTCCAAAAAACGGGCCGTGCAGCCGCTTCCCACGCGAGCTCCCGGTACCCTGCGAGCCGCAGGCCCGCCTGCCCCACCGCGTCCCGGAGCCGGAGAGACGTCAGGGCCCGAAGCTCCACAAGACCGCTTCCCCCGGTGTCGGGATGGGCGTAGAATTCTACCACAGGTCGTCTCGTCCGGACGAGCTGTCCGCAAAGGACCTCCTCGGTGACCCGTCCGCTTCTGGCCAGGCCATAGACCTCGTCGGCGCTCATCAGGCCGTTTCGCACGGCCACACGTGAGGCCCGCATCGCAAGGAGGGAAAACACGCCCCCCTCGGCAAGAAAACGTCCTTTCCCGCGCCATCCCTCGGCCTGGCGGACGGAGAGGAGGGGTTCCCGGGCAATGCGCACCCACCGCACCCCCCTCCGTGCGGCTTCGCTGCAGAGCACGGGGAAGACGACCGGGTGCATGTGCAGATGGTGATGCCCGTCCACGTGGGTGGGGTTTATGCCGGCCTCTTGGAGGCGGTCGAACTGCGCGGCCACCTCGGCCCGGAGATGGCCGAGAAGGTGGCGCCGTCCTCGCCAGAGCACGAGGCCGGCCCGGGCGGGGCTTCCGGGACAGAACCCCC
This genomic interval from Nitrospirota bacterium contains the following:
- a CDS encoding NAD-dependent epimerase/dehydratase family protein, with translation MRAFLTGATGFVGHHVARLLKARGLPVRALVRGESLAGGLEKMGIEPCEGDLRDAESVSRAMEGCSHVFHVAADYRLWVPDPRSMYETNVSGTVNVMQAAWAHGVERVVYTSTVGTLAPGRKGVPSDEETPVDRRWLTGHYKRSKYAAEKRVLEYTMRGLPAVVVNPSTPIGPADRKPTPTGQIIVDFLRGRMPAYLDTGLNFVDVEDVAEGHWLAALKGRVGQRYILGNRNMSLREFLEALAKVSGRRAPRVRLPYLPVLGAAYVDEAVSRWLTKRAPRIPVMGVKMSHHYMYFDPSKAVRELGLPQRPVEDAIKRAVIWFMEMGYVPEHRASHTRFEGTKVSR
- the shc gene encoding squalene--hopene cyclase → MHSFLGNKVAEERVSGPPETLEAPENQGLAGLRYRIGEALSRTRAYYLKEQHPDGYWWYELESNVTMTAEYLMLLHFLGLKDEGRDALMANHILRHQRSDGAWAIHYGGKGDVSTTAEAYFALKLAGMSADVPPLERARRFILSEGGVESCRVFTKIFFALFGQYDWKRIPSIPVEIMLLPDRVPFSIYSLSSWARSTLVPLTIVSDVRPVQDVPWGRGVEELFAPEAPVKGDPLFSWKKLFQAVDKALKLYGASPIRPLKGKALELARQWVLEHQEESGDWGGIQPPMIYCPLALYTIGYGLTSEPLRKGLEALDRFTIRDRHEIRLQSCISPIWDTALTGLALLASGLPREHPSLQEAARWLAGKQVRVRGDWSVKRPEVEPGGWAFEFENSLYPDVDDTAVVLMFLHRYRDAEFMGRDVMRRGLGWVMGMQSGDGGWGAFDADNALDLWNQMPVGDLEAMTDPSTPDLTGRSLEVMGLAGLGRSHPAVVRATRFLKKKQEAEGCWWGRWGVNYIYGTWSVLMGLRSIGENMSLPYVRKAAEWLEEVQNPDGGWGECCESYEDPCLMGRGESTPSQTAWALMGLMAAGGERDGAVRRGVRYLLETQRPDGTWEEEAFTGTGFPKHFMLRYHNYRNCFPLMALGMYLSRVSG
- a CDS encoding DMT family transporter, producing MKTIALVLVASLCAAIGETILSYGMKRIGQPEMLSVGKVLGWLLTVVTNPYVLLGTAFGATFFLLYLTALSRADLSFVMPLTAASFIFAAALARFILSEQISWWRWVGTLVIVLGIAVVSMDGKQRTWQGQKENVSGEKTTVGASKGEAIAAPRGPGASEEKS
- a CDS encoding ChbG/HpnK family deacetylase, with product MEQEHMSGPERYAVFTADDLGRSALVNRAVMESHDRGVVRAASIMAGGEAFEEAVEAARARPGLSVGLHLTLCDGRAVLRSSREAGLADARGFCPGSPARAGLVLWRGRRHLLGHLRAEVAAQFDRLQEAGINPTHVDGHHHLHMHPVVFPVLCSEAARRGVRWVRIAREPLLSVRQAEGWRGKGRFLAEGGVFSLLAMRASRVAVRNGLMSADEVYGLARSGRVTEEVLCGQLVRTRRPVVEFYAHPDTGGSGLVELRALTSLRLRDAVGQAGLRLAGYRELAWEAAARPVFWRKT